In a single window of the Mesoplodon densirostris isolate mMesDen1 chromosome 18, mMesDen1 primary haplotype, whole genome shotgun sequence genome:
- the LOC132478844 gene encoding forkhead box protein J1-like — MAESWLRVSGAGAAEEAGPEGGLEESNALNDSLTSLQWLQDFSFLNAEVPALPSADTDPHGYHELSGSAEPGSPLAADPACLGQPHTPGKPTSLCTPRSAPSGLQASPPNDVDYATNPHVKPPYSYATLICMAMQASKATKITLSAIYKWITDSFCYFRHADPTWQNSIRHNLSLKKGFIKMPREKDEPGKGGFWRIDPQYAERLLSGALKKRRLPPVHIHPAFARQAAPEPSAAPWAGSLTVSTEAQQLLREFEEATGEAGWGAGEGRLGRKRQQPLPKQEAKVPRPSSPLLLTPEEQGELEPLKGNFDWEAILDAGTLDGELGTLETSELIPPLSPASHGDVDLTIHGHHIDCPVTWGPPVEQATDSLDFDETFLATSFLEHPWDESTRSSLPPEPLFEAGDATLASDLHDWASLGAFL; from the exons atggcggagagctggctacgcgtctcgggagcaggggcagcggaggaggccggaccggaaggcggcctggaggagtccaacgccctgaatgacagcctgaccagcctgcagtggctgcaggacttctcctttctcaacgCCGAGGTCCCCGCCCTGCCTTCGGCGGACAccgacccccacggctaccacgagctgtcaggctcggccgagccgGGGTCTCCCCTGGCGGCGGACCCCGCCTGCCTGGGGcagccgcacacacccggcaagcccacgtCCTTGTGcacgccgcggagcgccccctcggggctgcaggcCTCGCCTCCCaacgacgtggactacgccaccaacccgcacgtgaagccgccctactcgtatgccacgctcatctgcatggccatgcaggccagcaaggccaccaagatcaccctgtcggccatctacaagtggatcacggacagtttctgttacttccgccacgctgatcccacctggcag aactccatccgccacaacctgtccctgaagaAGGGCTTCATCAAGATGCCCCGGGAGAAAGacgagccaggcaaggggggctTCTGGCGCATCGAcccccagtacgccgagcggctgctgagtggggccttgaagaagcggcggctgcccccagtccacatccacccggcctttgcccgCCAGGCCGCGCCAGAGCCcagcgccgccccatgggccgggtCACTGACCGTGagcaccgaggcccagcagctgctgcgggagttcgaggaggccactggggaggcgggctggggtgcaggcgagggcaggctggggcgtaagcgtcaacagccgctgcccaagcaggaggccaaggtcccgcggccctccagccccctgctgctgaccccggaggagcagggtgagctggaacccctcaagggcaactttgactgggaggccatcttggacgctggcacgctggacggggagctgggcacgctggagacctcggagctgatcccgccgctgagccctgcctcccacggggacgtggacctcaccatccatggccaccacatcgactgccctgttacctgggggcctccagtggagcaggctaccgacagcctggacttcgatgagaccttcctggccacatccttcctggagcacccctgggacgagagcacccgtagctccctgccccccgagcccctctttgaggccggggatgccacactggcctctgacctgcatgactgggccagcctgggcgccttcttgtaa